A genome region from Primulina eburnea isolate SZY01 chromosome 9, ASM2296580v1, whole genome shotgun sequence includes the following:
- the LOC140840805 gene encoding uncharacterized protein, with translation MAMKELKDLNKIKLHDLFADLKAYEFELHTREGEPSTPSTTTALTAVRLEPTGSAEKTTDQLSNDAMSLFIKKFGRFMRKNRRNFQKQFQKNQNKEESYVCYNCGKPGHFIADCPKPKKDNRG, from the coding sequence ATGGCTATGAAGGAATTGAAGGATCTCAACAAGATCAAACTCCACGACTTGTTTGCCGATCTTAAGGCTTACGAGTTTGAATTGCATACCAGAGAAGGAGAGCCTTCTACACCATCTACAACAACAGCTTTAACTGCAGTAAGACTGGAGCCAACTGGTTCAGCTGAAAAAACTACTGATCAATTGAGCAATGATGCAATGTCATTGTTTatcaagaaatttggaagattcatgagaaaaAATCGaagaaactttcagaagcaatttCAGAAGAACCAGAACAAAGAAGAATCCTATGTGTGTTACAACTGTGGTAAACCTGGTCACTTCATagctgactgtcctaaaccaaagaaggataaTCGAGGGTGA